TGAACGTTAATGGGCTACGGATATGGAGGCGGCGGCTACGGCGGCGGCTATGGTGCTGGTGCTGGTTTCGCGCTAATCGTCGTCTTGTTCATTTTGTTGATTATCGTTGGTGCAGCTTACGTTTACTAATATCGCAACCAAAAACCGGCAGTTCGCCGGTTTTTAATCCTAATTTTTCTCCCTTCATCTGTTACGCTATAACGGTTTCAATGAAACTGCCGATATAAAGAATAAGAGCGTAATAGAAAGGAGAAATACATATGCAGACTAACAAAGGGATCCTGCTTGAAAGTGGAACGAATGAATTAGAAATCGTTGAATTTACGATCGCCAACAGTCGTTTTGGCATTAACGTGATAAAAGTTAGAGAAATTATACCTTTTTTTCCTGCAACGAAAATTCCATTTTCCCACCCAAATATCGAAGGAGTCGTCTCACTTCGCGGTGAAGTCGTGCCTGTCGTTCATTTGGCAAACGTGCTTCGCTTGCCTGTGAGCGCTGGGAAGCCATCGGAAAAACTGATTATCACGGAATTCAACCAGTTAAAAGTAGCCTTTCATGTTGAAAATGTTGCCCGAATCGACCGCTTTTCATGGGAAGCCATCGAACAGCCAAATGATTTGGCAAAAGATCTTGAAGGCCTAATCACAGGTATTATTCACTTTGATGAAGATATGATTCTACTTCCCGATTTTGAAAAAATTATATTCGATATTAACCCTCATACAGGCATAACGAAAGATCGGATTAAAACCGTTGGAAAAAGGGAACGTTCAGCGAAGAAAATACTGATCGCGGAAGATTCCGCTTTATTGAGAGAACTGTTGCGGGAAACACTTGAGGAGGTTGGCTACGCAAACCTCGAATTTTGTGTAGATGGCTCTGAAGCCTATGAAAAGCTTGAAGCATACGCAAAAAAAGGCGACATCCAAAATGAAATTCAGCTCGTGATTACAGATATTGAAATGCCTAAGATGGATGGACATCATTTAACAAAGAGAATTAAAGAGGATGAAAGGTTCAACGTCTTGCCTGTTATTATTTTCTCTTCTCTTATTACAAATGACTTAAAACATAAAGGAGAACGTGTTGGAGCTGACGCGCAAGTAAGCAAACCGGAAGTATTCAGTCTTGTAAAGCAGATTGACCAATACATACTTTAAGAAAAACGCATTCGCGTGAGAGGTGCGATTGGTCTAAACTGGCGAATTGCCAATTTAGACTTATCCTTTTATAAAAAGTTAGAGTTCAAAAGCCAGACTAGTAGAAATCGGCGAAAAAGACCGATTTCTTTTTTTCTATATATTTTCTGAAAATTAGCGTATATACTGATCGTAAAAGGGGGAAATGATTTGGATGTAAAAGGAATCAAGACCGGTTATTTGTTAGGAATCAGTCTTCTTCTTTCAAGCATTTTTTATTTCTTTGCTTCGAATTGGCAAGGATTTGATCGCATAACGAAAGTTTGTTTAAGCATTGCGCTCATTTTACTTTTTTATGGACTGCATATTCTTTTAGTGAATGTAGTGAAACATCAGCGGTTTCTAAGTGATTGGATGCTGATTGCGACAAGTATCGTATTTGGATTATCGGTTGCACTCATTGGTCAAATCTACAATTCTCATGCGGACAGTTATTTGTTGTTTTTAGTCTGGCTTATTCCAGTGTTGCTTTTTTCATTGATTACGAGATATGAGCCTTTTTATATTCTCGGCTTTATTTTATTGCACCTAATGATTTATTTTTATTTAACGCCGTCCACTTATTTTGCGAATTGGAATGAGCATCAATATTTTTGGATGCTGTTTGGCGTTATTCTTTTGAATGCCGTTATTTTTTATGCAAGTGAACCGATCCTCCATTCTAAAACAATGAAATACGGGGCGTTTGCCGTCTTTCATTACGTTTTCATTTTCTTAACCGTCATTGCCGAGCTGCCACTTTATAAGTTGATAAGCAATGGCTTATACGTTATCGTTTTGGCGATTGGATTTTATTACTGGTCCAAAATGAAAGCGAACCGCGTGCTGCTTACTTTACATGGTGTGTCTGCAACCATCTATCTCGTCATAAAAGGTTTTAACTGGATTGCCGATTACTTCGGAGAATGGATTTTATTTTTCTTTCTCCTTTTAGCCGCTGCCCTCGTTTTCCTTAGTGTGATTGCTGTGAAGTACATTAGTGCAAATCCAATGAATAAACTTATTAAATCTTTGATTACAATATTGGTTACATTTATTGCAACTTTGTTTGCGACAAGCGCGATATCTGGCCTCTTTTTCTTAATGTTTCCTGAAAGTTCAATTGATTTTTTATTTTTCTTTGCAGTGATTGCACTTATTCTCCCTGGATTATTAACAAATTGGCCAGTTCAAATTACTTATACACTTTTAGCTACGGGTTTCCTGCTTGCAGTAAGCACCGGCCTCTTTCATGATCTGTTTTTTTATCGTTTGCTACTATTAGCCCTTGTCTGTTTCGCCATTTATGTTATGAAACAAAAAGGCATGAGAGTCTTTCTCTATTTGCTTTTGAATCTTGTGTTTGGTTCCATCATGTTCGAGTGGTTTTTGGTTCACGGTGTGACCGTTAGCCTGCTTGTCTTGAATGGGGTGTACTACTATTTACAAAAAAAGGACAAAGCAACGCATTATACGGCACTCATTCTTGCCTACCTGTCGTTTATTACGCTTACAATAATCGATGTCTCAAATTGGTTGAGCATCGTTTATAATATCAGTTTCTTTCTCATCACAACCATTTGCCTTTTCGCATTGAATC
This genomic interval from Pueribacillus theae contains the following:
- a CDS encoding YjcZ family sporulation protein, with amino-acid sequence MGYGYGGGGYGGGYGAGAGFALIVVLFILLIIVGAAYVY
- a CDS encoding chemotaxis protein; the encoded protein is MQTNKGILLESGTNELEIVEFTIANSRFGINVIKVREIIPFFPATKIPFSHPNIEGVVSLRGEVVPVVHLANVLRLPVSAGKPSEKLIITEFNQLKVAFHVENVARIDRFSWEAIEQPNDLAKDLEGLITGIIHFDEDMILLPDFEKIIFDINPHTGITKDRIKTVGKRERSAKKILIAEDSALLRELLRETLEEVGYANLEFCVDGSEAYEKLEAYAKKGDIQNEIQLVITDIEMPKMDGHHLTKRIKEDERFNVLPVIIFSSLITNDLKHKGERVGADAQVSKPEVFSLVKQIDQYIL
- a CDS encoding GDYXXLXY domain-containing protein translates to MDVKGIKTGYLLGISLLLSSIFYFFASNWQGFDRITKVCLSIALILLFYGLHILLVNVVKHQRFLSDWMLIATSIVFGLSVALIGQIYNSHADSYLLFLVWLIPVLLFSLITRYEPFYILGFILLHLMIYFYLTPSTYFANWNEHQYFWMLFGVILLNAVIFYASEPILHSKTMKYGAFAVFHYVFIFLTVIAELPLYKLISNGLYVIVLAIGFYYWSKMKANRVLLTLHGVSATIYLVIKGFNWIADYFGEWILFFFLLLAAALVFLSVIAVKYISANPMNKLIKSLITILVTFIATLFATSAISGLFFLMFPESSIDFLFFFAVIALILPGLLTNWPVQITYTLLATGFLLAVSTGLFHDLFFYRLLLLALVCFAIYVMKQKGMRVFLYLLLNLVFGSIMFEWFLVHGVTVSLLVLNGVYYYLQKKDKATHYTALILAYLSFITLTIIDVSNWLSIVYNISFFLITTICLFALNRDTRRWEWLTSFIFWFLFIGYKYYEYLWKLIHKSLLFLFLGLVILAVTIYFEKRMAKTEDKLPRFKQKWALILAVVLLQVGFVTYQSITNETLLKEGTLIKVKLVPVDPRSLLQGDYVTLRYDISTIPDLDDPSTWNEKVKIVLRENEDNLYDYAGYVYENGEWNRPYEKQPGDVIINGKMNGPGEVIYGTESYFVPEGEGMKLQNEAEFAYLRVGKKGDALLQSVE